One genomic segment of Arthrobacter sp. zg-Y1110 includes these proteins:
- a CDS encoding LytR C-terminal domain-containing protein, which produces MSQYPRDEFDKVPETSARQGVHRERLIPTRSNGLGLLITVGVLALLIGLAAYFVLPRLGIGAGSAAPSPEAQASAPASASASAAATPTPEAKADDASPSPAPASTPAPTPTPTPTPTAPAIDRTQPVAVFNASGVTGLGAGVSGRMSAAGWAVGTVANWAGAPQQGSGVYYSSPELAANAQEIGAQLGIPALETPGFASVTVILGPGYR; this is translated from the coding sequence ATGAGCCAATACCCTCGGGACGAGTTCGACAAGGTCCCCGAAACGTCCGCGCGGCAGGGCGTGCACCGCGAACGCCTCATTCCCACGCGTTCCAACGGGCTGGGCCTGCTGATCACCGTGGGTGTGCTCGCTCTGCTGATCGGCTTGGCAGCCTACTTTGTCCTGCCGCGGCTGGGGATCGGTGCGGGTTCCGCTGCTCCGTCCCCGGAGGCCCAGGCTTCGGCGCCTGCTTCCGCGTCCGCCTCAGCTGCAGCCACTCCGACTCCCGAGGCGAAGGCCGACGACGCCTCGCCGAGTCCTGCTCCGGCATCCACGCCGGCTCCGACGCCGACGCCAACGCCGACGCCGACTGCGCCGGCGATTGACCGTACCCAGCCGGTTGCAGTGTTCAATGCCAGCGGCGTGACCGGACTTGGTGCAGGTGTTTCCGGACGGATGTCCGCTGCAGGATGGGCAGTTGGAACGGTCGCCAACTGGGCCGGAGCGCCCCAGCAGGGATCCGGCGTCTACTACAGCTCCCCGGAGCTGGCAGCCAACGCGCAGGAAATCGGTGCGCAGCTGGGAATTCCTGCTTTGGAAACGCCCGGCTTCGCCAGCGTCACCGTGATCCTGGGCCCCGGATACCGGTAA
- the groL gene encoding chaperonin GroEL (60 kDa chaperone family; promotes refolding of misfolded polypeptides especially under stressful conditions; forms two stacked rings of heptamers to form a barrel-shaped 14mer; ends can be capped by GroES; misfolded proteins enter the barrel where they are refolded when GroES binds), translating into MAKIIAFEEEARRGLERGLNILADAVKVTLGPRGRNVVLEKKWGAPTITNDGVSIAKEIELDDPYEKIGAELVKEVAKKTDDVAGDGTTTATVLAQALVREGLRNVAAGADPLSLKRGIEKAVAAVTAELIASAKEIETKEQIAATASISAGDQQIGDLIAEALDKVGKEGVITVEESNTFGLELELTEGMRFDKGYISGYFVTDAERQETVLEDPYILIVNSKISNVKDLVAVLEKVMQSGKPLLIIAEDVEGEALATLVVNKIRGTFKSVAVKAPGFGDRRKAQLADIAILTGGQVIAEEVGLKLENATLDLLGKARKVVVTKDETTIVEGAGDAEEIAGRVNQIRAEIENSDSDYDREKLQERLAKLAGGVAVIKAGAATEVELKERKHRIEDAVRNAKAAVEEGIVAGGGVALIQAGLKAFANLSLEGDEATGANIVRVAIDAPLKQIAFNAGMEPGVVVDKVRGLPEGFGLNAATGEYEDLLAAGINDPVKVTRSALQNAASIAGLFLTTEAVVADKPEKSAPAMGGADEMAGMGGMGGF; encoded by the coding sequence ATGGCCAAGATCATTGCATTTGAAGAAGAGGCACGCCGCGGCCTCGAGCGCGGGTTGAACATCCTCGCCGACGCCGTCAAGGTGACCCTCGGCCCGCGTGGCCGCAACGTGGTCCTCGAAAAGAAGTGGGGCGCCCCCACGATCACCAATGACGGCGTTTCCATCGCCAAGGAGATCGAGCTGGACGATCCCTACGAGAAGATCGGCGCAGAGCTGGTCAAGGAAGTTGCCAAGAAGACTGACGATGTTGCCGGTGACGGCACCACCACGGCAACTGTCCTCGCCCAGGCACTGGTCAGGGAAGGCCTGCGCAACGTTGCCGCCGGCGCCGATCCGCTGAGCCTGAAGCGCGGCATCGAGAAGGCTGTTGCCGCCGTTACCGCCGAACTGATTGCATCTGCCAAGGAGATCGAAACCAAGGAGCAGATCGCCGCTACGGCTTCCATTTCCGCCGGTGACCAGCAGATCGGCGACCTGATTGCCGAAGCACTGGACAAGGTGGGCAAGGAAGGCGTCATCACGGTCGAGGAGTCCAACACCTTCGGCCTGGAACTGGAACTCACCGAAGGCATGCGCTTCGACAAGGGTTACATCTCCGGTTACTTCGTCACCGACGCCGAGCGCCAGGAAACGGTCCTTGAGGATCCGTACATCCTGATCGTCAACTCGAAGATCTCCAACGTCAAGGATCTCGTTGCCGTCCTCGAGAAGGTCATGCAGTCCGGCAAGCCGCTGCTGATCATCGCCGAAGATGTTGAGGGCGAAGCCCTGGCAACCCTGGTGGTCAACAAGATCCGCGGCACCTTCAAGTCCGTAGCCGTCAAGGCACCGGGCTTCGGCGACCGCCGCAAGGCACAGCTGGCCGACATTGCCATCCTCACCGGTGGCCAGGTCATCGCCGAAGAGGTTGGCCTGAAGCTGGAAAACGCCACGCTGGACCTGCTGGGCAAGGCCCGCAAGGTTGTTGTCACCAAGGACGAAACCACCATCGTGGAAGGCGCAGGCGACGCTGAAGAGATCGCCGGCCGCGTCAACCAGATCCGTGCCGAAATCGAGAACTCCGATTCGGATTACGACCGCGAGAAGCTGCAGGAACGCCTGGCCAAGCTGGCCGGCGGCGTTGCAGTCATCAAGGCCGGTGCGGCAACCGAGGTTGAGCTGAAGGAACGCAAGCACCGCATTGAGGACGCTGTCCGCAACGCAAAGGCTGCCGTTGAAGAAGGCATCGTCGCCGGTGGCGGCGTGGCCCTCATCCAGGCCGGCCTCAAGGCCTTCGCCAACCTGTCCCTCGAGGGCGACGAAGCAACGGGCGCCAACATCGTCCGCGTTGCCATCGACGCTCCGCTGAAGCAGATCGCCTTCAACGCCGGCATGGAGCCGGGCGTTGTTGTGGACAAGGTCCGCGGCCTGCCCGAAGGCTTCGGCCTGAACGCAGCAACCGGCGAGTACGAAGACCTGCTGGCTGCCGGCATCAACGACCCGGTAAAGGTAACGCGCTCTGCCCTGCAGAACGCAGCTTCCATCGCCGGCCTGTTCCTGACCACCGAAGCAGTGGTTGCGGACAAGCCGGAGAAGTCGGCCCCCGCCATGGGCGGCGCTGACGAGATGGCCGGCATGGGCGGCATGGGCGGCTTCTAA
- a CDS encoding DUF3263 domain-containing protein, with protein MAESAEAERFSLDDAVDPDSPLGAQEQQMLALERAWWKYAGAKEQAIKDLFGMSATRYYQVLNALIDTEEALAHDPMLVKRLRRLRTTRQRARTARRLGTGV; from the coding sequence GTGGCGGAATCGGCCGAAGCCGAGCGGTTTTCCCTCGATGACGCAGTGGACCCGGACAGCCCGTTGGGTGCCCAGGAACAGCAGATGCTCGCGTTGGAACGGGCGTGGTGGAAATACGCCGGTGCCAAGGAACAGGCCATCAAGGACCTCTTCGGGATGTCGGCCACGAGGTACTACCAGGTCCTGAATGCCCTGATTGATACCGAGGAAGCCCTCGCCCATGATCCGATGCTGGTCAAGCGATTGCGTAGACTACGTACGACCCGCCAGCGTGCCCGTACCGCCCGCCGCCTGGGCACCGGCGTCTAG
- a CDS encoding cold-shock protein, which yields MAQGIVKWFNGEKGYGFITLDEAETDVFVHWSAIQASGYRTLEEGQRVEFEIGQGQKGPQAEEVRAL from the coding sequence ATGGCGCAGGGGATCGTCAAGTGGTTCAACGGTGAAAAAGGCTACGGCTTTATTACCCTCGACGAAGCAGAAACGGATGTGTTCGTCCACTGGTCCGCCATCCAGGCATCGGGTTACCGGACGCTGGAAGAAGGACAACGAGTGGAGTTCGAAATCGGCCAGGGCCAGAAAGGTCCGCAGGCCGAGGAAGTCCGAGCACTGTAG
- a CDS encoding uracil-DNA glycosylase: MSTDEPQLFSYTGETAPGENTPFPFAAPTRLEDLMAPDWAHVLAPVKTRLEEIAAELEAERRAGQRILPAPGNILRVFQRPLASARVLIVGQDPYPTPGHAVGLSFSVGKGVRPLPRSLNNIFTELKADMGITPSPSGDLSAWADQGVVLMNRVLTVRAGEAGSHRKRGWEEITELAVRALAARRRPDGTRVPLVAVLWGRDAQGIVPFLGGTPTVESAHPSPLSASRGFFGSRPFSRVNELLAQQGAEPVDWRLRGER; this comes from the coding sequence GTGAGCACTGACGAACCCCAGCTTTTTTCCTACACCGGCGAAACCGCACCGGGGGAAAACACCCCTTTTCCTTTCGCTGCACCCACACGCCTTGAGGACCTCATGGCTCCCGATTGGGCCCATGTGCTGGCCCCGGTGAAGACGCGCCTCGAAGAAATAGCCGCCGAACTGGAAGCGGAGCGCCGCGCCGGGCAGCGCATTCTGCCCGCACCCGGCAACATCCTGCGCGTCTTCCAACGTCCGTTGGCGAGTGCCCGCGTGCTGATCGTAGGCCAGGATCCCTACCCCACCCCCGGGCATGCCGTAGGCCTGTCCTTCTCAGTAGGAAAGGGCGTACGTCCGCTTCCCCGAAGCCTGAACAACATCTTTACCGAGCTGAAAGCCGATATGGGAATCACCCCCTCCCCCTCCGGGGACCTCAGTGCCTGGGCGGATCAGGGTGTGGTCCTGATGAACCGCGTACTCACGGTGCGTGCCGGGGAAGCAGGCTCACACCGGAAGCGGGGATGGGAGGAAATCACTGAACTTGCTGTGCGCGCACTGGCTGCCCGCCGCCGCCCCGACGGAACACGCGTTCCCCTGGTTGCCGTCCTGTGGGGCCGCGATGCCCAGGGCATCGTCCCGTTCCTCGGCGGAACGCCCACCGTCGAATCCGCGCATCCCAGTCCCCTGTCGGCCTCACGCGGGTTCTTCGGTTCCCGGCCGTTCAGCCGGGTTAACGAACTGCTGGCGCAGCAGGGCGCCGAACCCGTGGACTGGCGGCTTCGCGGGGAGCGGTAA